One window of Canis lupus baileyi chromosome 21, mCanLup2.hap1, whole genome shotgun sequence genomic DNA carries:
- the TIMM10 gene encoding mitochondrial import inner membrane translocase subunit Tim10: MDPLRAQQLAAELEVEMMADMYNRMTSACHRKCVPPHYKEAELSKGESVCLDRCVSKYLDIHERMGKKLTELSMQDEELMKRVQQSSGPV; this comes from the exons ATGGATCCGCTCAGGGCCCAGCAGCTGGCTGCCGAGCTGGAGGTGGAGATGATGGCCGATATGTACAACAG aATGACCAGTGCCTGCCACAGGAAGTGCGTGCCTCCCCACTACAAGGAAGCAGAACTGTCCAAGGGCGAGTCCGTGTGCCTGGACCGCTGTGTCTCCAAGTACCTGGACATCCATGAGCGGATGGGCAAAAAGTTGACAGAGTTGTCTATGCAGGATGAAGAGCTGATGAAGAGAGTGCAGCAGAGCTCTGGGCCCGTGTGA
- the SMTNL1 gene encoding smoothelin-like protein 1 gives MEQKEGKPTEDGTTVSPNTEAPETLGGGASAEEAKGSVEPTVKETPPVGAGKQERAAAEDGTSPELQGEANGLDEVKVAAKVEAELHKEDGGKEESTVAPQEMTDGKEETQPGPKEAEEALGTTLASGKQQADEKEAKPESQEEARVNDEAKAEPTQAAGEQEAKTGAREADGKEEATTASQEKSDKTEEPTAEAQEKAGAPEAGSDAQTKAAVEAEAEVEPREADAMEEAEPGGPKEEQDQGVERESEEGAGAVPSSPEEWLESPTEEGSGLSPDGVGPDAAASGETSPSASESSPSDAPQSPTEPPASQEKKKEKAPERRVSAPARPRGPRAQNRKAIVDKFGGAASGPTALFRNTKAAGAAIGGVKNMLLEWCRAMTRNYEHVDIQNFSSSWSSGMAFCALIHKFFPDAFDYAALEPTQRRHNFTLAFSTAEKLADCAQLLEVDDMVRLAVPDSKCVYTYIQELYRSLVQKGLVKTKKK, from the exons atggagcagaaggaagggaagccCACTGAGGATGGCACCACCGTCTCCCCAAACACAGAGGCCCCGGAAACACTGGGAGGTGGAGCCTCTGCAGAAGAGGCCAAAGGCTCAGTGGAGCCAACAGTCAAAGAGACACCTCCAGTTGGAGCAGGAAAGCAGGAAAGAGCAGCAGCTGAGGACGGCACATCACCTGAACTTCAGGGGGAAGCAAACGGGTTGGATGAGGTCAAGGTGGCAGCCAAAGTGGAGGCTGAACTGCACAAGGAAGATGGCGGGAAGGAAGAGAGCACAGTGGCTCCTCAGGAGATGACTGATGGGAAGGAAGAGACCCAGCCTGGCCCCAAGGAGGCTGAGGAAGCCCTGGGGACCACGCTGGCCTCTGGGAAGCAGCAAGCTGACGAGAAGGAGGCCAAGCCTGAATCTCAGGAGGAAGCCCGTGTGAATGATGAGGCCAAGGCTGAGCCCACGCAGGCTGCTGGGGAGCAGGAGGCCAAGACCGGAGCCAGGGAGGCTGACGGGAAGGAGGAGGCCACAACAGCCTCTCAGGAGAAGAGCGACAAGACCGAGGAGCCCACGGCTGAAGCCCAGGAGAAAGCTGGTGCCCCGGAGGCTGGGTCAGATGCACAGACCAAGGCTGCTGTGGAGGCAGAGGCCGAGGTTGAACCTCGGGAGGCTGATGCGATGGAGGAGGCA GAGCCAGGTGGCCCCAAGGAAGAGCAGGACCAGGGCGTGGAGAGAGAGTCGGAGGAGGGCGCAGGAGCGGTCCCCAGCTCCCCTGAGGAATGGCTCGAGAGCCCCACGGAGGAGGGCAGCGGCCTCAGCCCGG ACGGGGTGGGTCCAGATGCGGCAGCTTCCGGAGAGACCAGTCCTTCAGCCAG TGAGTCTTCACCTAGCGATGCGCCCCAGAGTCCCACAGagccccctgcctcccaggagaagaagaaagagaaggcacCAGAACGCAGGGTGTCAGCCCCTGCCCGGCCCCGGGGGCCCCGTGCACAGAACCGCAAAGCCATCGTGGACAAGTTTGGCGG GGCAGCCTCAGGCCCCACGGCCCTGTTCCGAAACACTAAGGCAGCGGGAGCAGCCATTGGCGGTGTCAAGAACATGCTCTTGGAGTGGTGCCGGGCCATGACCAGAAACTACGAG CACGTGGACATCCAGAACTTCTCCTCCAGCTGGAGCAGCGGCATGGCCTTCTGCGCCCTCATCCACAAGTTCTTCCCTGATGCCTTTGACTATGCTGCCCTGGAGCCCACGCAGCGCCGCCACAACTTCACCCTGGCCTTCTCCACAGCAGA gAAACTGGCCGACTGCGCCCAGCTGCTGGAGGTGGACGAC